From Erigeron canadensis isolate Cc75 chromosome 8, C_canadensis_v1, whole genome shotgun sequence, one genomic window encodes:
- the LOC122610968 gene encoding protein DOS2-like, with amino-acid sequence MNFFSSVFSDDPDPSEPETPNSPPNPNPPYIPTITSAWTFGTTLMQTLASKSESVLETYRRDLHEFSSGIKLETSVIRDAAVKAVNNLPASLEAGADLAQNSLESVGQAIDDLGSTVTEIIAHGKDSILAVDYSDSDNDNANNSSSYNNVDRNDNKLGLAKPYSRLDAQIRTIRSDMNTYLNDPEDLVEFNGWKLGFKIDEMVGEIEEVLREDDGVVEEIYKEIVPERVEEGVFWLRYFYRVYRVKKAEEARVKLVTRAISGEEDEELSWDVDEDEYEENAEGDLRVEEKEGVALGKDDGEGTGGSGLKDGDRNETEVEKLEKKDDVKTVSSEGKTDRDSDISIVSSQPSPDEDGWDEIEDIGSNDENKEKVEKVVTHESPDRAELRKQLNVAEEEEDLTWDIEDDDDEPVKA; translated from the coding sequence atgaattTCTTCAGTTCCGTCTTCTCCGATGACCCGGATCCATCGGAACCCGAAACCCCGAATTCACCCCCAAATCCGAACCCGCCTTATATTCCAACAATCACATCCGCATGGACCTTCGGAACCACTTTAATGCAAACCCTAGCTTCCAAATCAGAATCCGTTCTCGAAACTTACCGCCGTGATCTCCATGAATTCAGCTCCGGTATCAAATTAGAAACCTCCGTCATCCGTGATGCCGCCGTTAAAGCCGTTAATAACTTACCGGCTTCTCTTGAAGCCGGCGCCGACTTAGCTCAAAACTCGCTTGAATCCGTCGGCCAAGCCATCGATGATCTCGGCTCCACCGTTACTGAGATTATAGCTCACGGTAAGGATTCAATCTTAGCTGTTGATTATTCTGATAGTGATAATGATAATGCTAATAATAGTAGTAGCTATAATAATGTCGATAGGAATGATAACAAGTTAGGGTTAGCGAAACCGTATAGTAGACTTGATGCGCAAATTAGGACGATACGTAGCGATATGAATACGTATTTGAATGATCCTGAGGATTTGGTTGAGTTTAATGGGTGGAAGTTAGGGTTTAAGATTGATGAGATGGTTGGGGAGATTGAGGAGGTTTTGAGAGAGGATGATGGTGTGGTTGAGGAGATATATAAGGAGATTGTGCCGGAACGAGTTGAGGAAGGCGTGTTTTGGCTGAGGTATTTTTATCGGGTTTATAGGGTTAAGAAAGCGGAGGAGGCTAGGGTTAAGCTTGTGACTAGAGCGATTTCTGGTGAGGAAGACGAGGAGTTGAGTTGGGATGTTGATGAAGATGAGTATGAGGAGAATGCGGAGGGTGATTTGAGAGTCGAAGAGAAAGAAGGGGTTGCGTTGGGAAAGGATGACGGTGAGGGAACGGGTGGTTCGGGGTTGAAAGATGGGGATAGGAATGAAACGGAAGTTGAGAAGTTAGAAAAGAAAGATGATGTGAAAACGGTATCGTCTGAAGGGAAGACGGATAGAGATAGCGATATATCGATTGTTTCTAGTCAACCATCACCTGATGAAGACGGATGGGATGAGATTGAAGATATAGGTAGCAACGATGAGAATAAGGAAAAAGTAGAGAAAGTTGTGACTCATGAAAGTCCTGATAGAGCCGAGTTGCGTAAGCAATTGAATGTTGCCGAGGAGGAAGAAGATCTTACATGGGATAtcgaagatgatgatgatgagccTGTTAAAGCTTAA
- the LOC122578464 gene encoding probable serine/threonine-protein kinase At1g54610 has product MGCVFGKEISSSSGPVSSEIVVEKKVSRDSGSVHIHSGRGGEVVANSGDVGAGGGEGGDGGEVVQNGGDQKKEKDGKARARGERRRSKPNPRLSNPTKNIHGEQVAAGWPAWLSAVAGEAINGWIPRRADTFEKIDKIGQGTYSNVYKARDTMTGKVVALKKVRFDNLEPESVKFMAREILILRRLDHPNVVKLEGLVTSRMSCSLYLVFEYMEHDLAGLAASPTITFTEPQVKCYMNQLLSGLEHCHNRHVLHRDIKGSNLLLDNEGGLKIADFGLASFFDPNHKQPMTSRVVTLWYRPPELLLGATDYGVGVDLWSAGCILAELLAGKPIMPGRTEVEQLHKIFKLCGSPSEEYWKKSKLPHATIFKPQQSYRRCIKETFKDFPPSAFPTINTLLAIDPAERLTATAALRSEFFITKPYACDPSSLPKYPPSKEMDAKLRDEEARRLRAAGKSNADGVKKTRTRERSARAIPAPEANAELQTNLDRRRLITHANAKSKSEKFPPPHQDGTLGYPLDSSQHFDPPDVTYSSNFSHGKAPIQTWSGPLGEPASAGGPLRKKHSDSTSKSSRHRTSGRSKEK; this is encoded by the exons atggGGTGTGTTTTTGGTAAAGagatttcttcatcttctgggCCTGTGAGTTCTGAGATTGTTGTTGAGAAAAAGGTGAGTAGAGATAGTGGTAGTGTGCATATTCATTCTGGGAGAGGTGGTGAGGTTGTTGCGAATTCGGGTGACGTTGGGGCTGGTGGTGGCGAGGGTGGTGATGGTGGGGAGGTAGTACAGAATGGAGGGGATCAGAAAAAGGAGAAAGATGGGAAGGCGAGAGCAAGAGGTGAAAGAAGACGGTCTAAGCCGAATCCTAGATTAAGTAATCCGACTAAGAATATTCATGGTGAACAAGTTGCAGCTGGCTGGCCGGCTTGGCTATCTGCTGTTGCTGGAGAAGCCATTAACGGGTGGATTCCACGCAGGGCGGATACTTTTGAGAAAATCGACAAG ATTGGACAAGGTACGTACAGTAATGTGTACAAGGCTAGGGATACTATGACAGGAAAAGTTGTTGCATTGAAGAAGGTTCGGTTTGACAACTTGGAGCCTGAGAGTGTGAAGTTTATGGCTAGAGAGATTTTGATTTTACGGCGTCTTGATCATCCAAATGTTGTGAAATTGGAAGGGTTAGTGACCTCACGGATGTCATGTAGTTTGTACCTTGTTTTTGAGTACATGGAGCATGATTTAGCTGGACTTGCTGCCAGCCCTACAATTACTTTTACAGAGCCCCAG GTCAAATGTTATATGAATCAGTTATTGTCTGGACTTGAACATTGTCATAACCGCCATGTGTTACATCGGGATATTAAGGGGTCAAATCTTCTTCTTGATAATGAGGGGGGTTTGAAGATTGCTGATTTTGGTTTGGCATCTTTCTTTGACCCCAATCACAAGCAGCCAATGACTAGCCGGGTGGTTACATTGTGGTATAGACCACCAGAGCTTCTTCTTGGGGCTACTGATTATGGTGTAGGTGTTGACCTCTGGAGTGCAGGGTGCATCTTAGCTGAGTTATTGGCTGGGAAACCTATTATGCCTGGTCGTACAGAG GTGGAGCAGCTTCATAAGATCTTCAAATTATGTGGTTCTCCTTCTGAAGAATATTGGAAGAAGTCAAAGCTTCCACATGCAACAATATTCAAGCCCCAACAGTCATATAGGCGATGTATAAAAGAGACGTTTAAAGATTTTCCTCCATCAGCGTTTCCAACAATTAATACTCTTCTCGCTATTGATCCAGCTGAACGCTTAACTGCAACAGCTGCTTTGAGAAGTGAA TTCTTTATAACAAAACCTTATGCTTGTGACCCTTCAAGTCTTCCAAAATATCCACCCAGCAAGGAGATGGATGCTAAATTACGTGATGAAGAAGCTAGAAG ATTGAGAGCTGCTGGTAAATCGAATGCTGACGGTGTCAAGAAAACTCGGACTCGTGAAAGATCTGCAAGGGCAATACCTGCTCCTGAGGCCAATGCCGAGTTGCAAACAAACCTTGAT AGACGGCGGTTGATAACTCACGCAAATGCGAAGAGCAAGAGCGAAAAGTTTCCTCCACCCCATCAAGACGGGACACTCGGGTACCCATTGGATTCCTCACAACACTTTGATCCTCCAGATGTGACATATAGCTCTAATTTTTCACACGGAAAAGCACCTATCCAGACTTGGTCTGGGCCGTTGGGGGAACCTGCTTCTGCAGGTGGCCCATTGAGAAAGAAACACAGTGATTCCACTTCCAAGTCATCAAGGCATAGGACCTCGGGTCGATCCAAGGAAAAGTGA
- the LOC122580513 gene encoding CASP-like protein 1E2 — translation MEMQYKEGINGEMANRRRNKVKRTDLAVRLLALVLTLAAAVVLGVNKQATTVPIQIIPSLPPVNVPVNAKWLHMSAFVYFVIANAIACSYVAVSLILAFASKGGKNVSLMVTILDLVVMTLLFSSLGATGAVGLIGYEGNSHVQWKKVCNVFDKFCHQVAAAMVLSFIGSIAYLLLAVLSVFNVYKN, via the exons ATGGAGATGCAATACAAGGAAGGGATCAATGGCGAGATGGCAAACAGAAGACGAAATAAGGTGAAGCGTACAGATTTAGCAGTGCGTTTATTAGCGTTGGTGTTAACTCTGGCTGCAGCCGTGGTTCTAGGAGTGAATAAACAAGCAACAACTGTACCCATACAGATCATACCTTCACTACCGCCTGTCAATGTTCCGGTCAATGCTAAGTGGCTTCATATGTCTGCTTTTGT GTACTTTGTGATTGCAAATGCGATAGCATGCTCTTACGTGGCGGTGTCATTGATCCTTGCTTTTGCAAGCAAAGGTGGAAAGAATGTGTCATTGATGGTAACCATTTTAGATCTAGTGGTGATGACACTCCTCTTCTCTTCACTTGGTGCAACCGGTGCAGTTGGTCTTATCGGCTATGAAGGCAATTCACACGTACAATGGAAAAAAGTGTGTAATGTGTTTGATAAATTCTGTCATCAAGTGGCAGCTGCAATGGTTTTGTCTTTCATTGGCTCCATCGCCTATCTTTTACTCGCCGTGTTATCTGTTTTTAACGTCTACAAGAATTGA